CCAAGCTAAACGGCATCACTCCGGAACAACAGCAGGCACTCGACTTTTTCATTGAAAATGAACGTGAGATTCATGCCACGGTTCGCAAAGCCATTTATAATTATTATCAGGTCTTATACCCCGACTACAAAGAAGCGCAAGAGGACGCGTCAGCGCTTTATGGAGGACCTAAGAATATCGATGACGTCCTACCTCCGATCTTAAACGGAACTGAACTCGATCAGATAGTGGAATTTGCATCAATTCGAATCAACTCCACCACAGACGGCAAAGCCACAATCGGCATTGAAGCTTTTGGAGAGTGGGACATCAATGGTATTGGACTACGTTTACAGGATGGTGAAGTTGTGGAAATCGGTAACGCCTATGTGGGGCTTTAAGTACCAAAACAATAGCAATCCAGAATTATGAAGAGGAAAGCCTATGCTCTTTATGCTTGGAAAGTTGATTGTAAAGGGTTATGGACTTTTGTTGGCGATGGCCGTCGGTGGTCTGGTTTTTGCCAACCTGTTCGGGTTGATTGCTTTTTTTGTGCTTGCACAGGAATGGGTCTCTGATCGTCTACAAGCCTCTGGTGGTACAGAATCAGTTCTCTGGTGGATGCATTGTGGCTGGTTTGTCGGTGCGGGGCTCGCTCTCTTCGGAACTGTGACACAAAATCAAAAAATAAAAAAACGATCTTTCCAGGTATCGGTAGATCATGAAGATGAGCCAGAGACGCCTGCCCCTAAGAAACAGAAGAAAAAACGACGTACCAAGCCGAGTGGTATTCTTTCCTCGATCGGAGTCTTCAGCCTCTTCGGCGGATTCCTGGGTCTGATGCTGGGGGGATCATTAGTGTTGTTCTGGTTCTCGCTTACCTATAGTCCTTTTGCTCCAGCAGGCTGGGCGTCATCTGTCTCCGTTGAGCA
The Gimesia aquarii DNA segment above includes these coding regions:
- a CDS encoding DUF6985 domain-containing protein translates to MNYYGLFITMFLLTVVGCGNDDPQPDDPANDFSMLDLTDPDEIADWEASSDNIDHSKIKVVKLSYFYDVLGNKKPKPPRAVAIEISKSKLNGITPEQQQALDFFIENEREIHATVRKAIYNYYQVLYPDYKEAQEDASALYGGPKNIDDVLPPILNGTELDQIVEFASIRINSTTDGKATIGIEAFGEWDINGIGLRLQDGEVVEIGNAYVGL